A genomic segment from Spinacia oleracea cultivar Varoflay chromosome 3, BTI_SOV_V1, whole genome shotgun sequence encodes:
- the LOC130468995 gene encoding uncharacterized protein — translation MATDGSETNNDSHLNNGENGGNLDPYFIANSDSPTASLVSVVFNGMNFMRWKRNVMRALVAKNKEGFVNGGILKPAVNHKDYHKWKRADFMVVRWILSSMSNELADDFGYIDNAVELWKELNERFGQSNGPLIYQLKKEIDSLNQENMTIVTYYGKLKKLWDEMQSLRAFPTCVCGALSSCSCQILKKMAEFEEEDKMMKFLLGLNGGFEGTVTNVLAMDPLPSINRVFAITQQIEKQKEVNNGNAEVNAMNSSAMVAQSYRGGQSQKYSSGKKDWKETKKEKMFKVCTHCKGKGHTVNQCFKLIGYPDWYNTIKASKGSQYQSDGSRMAANVNSASDVGDSPLDENLSGSGAMRSEFLSAICQEVMKAMKTKQSHGEDVDGTSSSFANYAGPF, via the exons ATGGCGACTGATGGATCTGAAACTAATAATGATTCTCATCTGAACAATGGTGAAAATGGAGGTAATCTTGATCCTTATTTCATAGCAAATTCAGATAGTCCAACTGCTTCTCTGGTTTCTGTAGTTTTTAATGGCATGAATTTTATGCGATGGAAGAGAAATGTTATGAGAGCGTTAGTTGCTAAGAACAAAGAAGGATTTGTAAATGGTGGAATACTGAAACCTGCTGTGAATCACAAAGACTATCATAAGTGGAAACGTGCTGATTTTATGGTAGTAAGATGGATTCTGAGTTCTATGAGCAATGAATTAGCTGATGATTTTGGTTATATTGATAATGCTGTGGAATTGTGGAAGGAATTGAATGAAAGATTTGGACAGTCTAATGGTCCTCTGATCTATCAGCTGAAAAAGGAAATTGATAGCTTAAATCAGGAGAACATGACAATTGTTACCTATTATGGTAAACTGAAGAAACTATGGGATGAGATGCAAAGTTTGAGAGCTTTTCCTACATGTGTGTGTGGAGCATTGAGTAGCTGTAGTTGTCAAATTTTGAAAAAGATGGCTGAATTTGAGGAAGAAGACAAGATGATGAAATTTTTGCTAGGATTAAATGGAGGATTTGAAGGCACTGTGACAAATGTGTTGGCTATGGATCCTCTGCCAAGCATAAATAGGGTGTTTGCCATTACTCAGCAGATTGAAAAGCAGAAAGAAGTCAACAATGGCAATGCTGAAGTCAATGCTATGAATAGCAGTGCTATGGTTGCTCAATCATACAGAGGTGGACAATCACAGAAGTACAGCAGTGGTAAGAAAGACTGGAAAGAAACCAAGAAAGAGAAGATGTTCAAGGTTTGTACTCATTGCAAAGGGAAAGGGCATACTGTTAATCAGTGTTTCAAGCTCATAGGATATCCTGATTGGTATAATACTATCAAGGCTTCTAAGGGGTCACAATATCAATCTGATGGAAGCAGAATGGCAGCTAATGTGAACTCTGCTTCTGATGTTGGAGATAGTCCACTTGATGAGAACTTATCTGGTTCTGGAGCTATGAGAAGTGAATTTCTGAGTGCAATTTGCCAAGAAGTCATGAAAGCAATGAAAACCAAGCAATCACATGGTGAGGATGTGGATGGAACATCCAGTTCCTTTGCAAATTATGCAG GACCCTTCTAA